In Lachnospiraceae bacterium, one DNA window encodes the following:
- a CDS encoding GNAT family N-acetyltransferase, whose amino-acid sequence MLKYRTADLSDLPAMMKMVEEAKEGFRTRNIDQWQKGEPNEQGLTEGIKKGVVHVLEENGKVLGMVTVVPGPEADYAAIGGAWLNDEPYFAFHRVCVSEAHKGKGLAGSLFSHSEIFAKEKGVRNIRIDTHPDNLSMQKALTKNGYTFCGKITLCSGSEAGDPRFAYQKILN is encoded by the coding sequence ATGTTAAAATACAGAACCGCTGATCTGTCAGATCTGCCTGCCATGATGAAAATGGTGGAGGAAGCAAAAGAAGGATTCCGCACAAGAAACATTGACCAGTGGCAAAAAGGGGAGCCTAATGAGCAGGGGCTTACAGAAGGCATTAAAAAGGGCGTTGTACACGTTCTGGAAGAAAACGGAAAAGTTTTAGGCATGGTCACTGTTGTACCCGGCCCTGAAGCTGATTATGCAGCCATAGGCGGTGCCTGGTTAAATGACGAGCCTTATTTTGCTTTCCACAGAGTCTGCGTATCCGAGGCCCACAAGGGCAAAGGGCTGGCTGGAAGCCTTTTCTCTCATTCTGAGATCTTTGCAAAGGAAAAGGGTGTCAGAAACATTCGTATCGACACCCATCCGGACAACCTTTCCATGCAGAAAGCATTAACCAAAAATGGATATACCTTCTGTGGAAAGATCACATTATGCTCTGGAAGTGAAGCCGGAGATCCCCGGTTCGCCTACCAGAAGATTTTAAACTGA
- a CDS encoding phosphoribosylformylglycinamidine synthase: MSVRRIFVEKKPDYAVKAGELREELVSYLGITGVKSVRVLIRYDIENLSEDTYTKALGTIFSEPPVDEVYEEEFPKNPGDLVFSVEYLPGQFDQRADSAMQCVKLLKEDEEPVIRTATTYVITAPLTLAQEDAIRHFCINPVDSRQAEEDKPKTLVTEFDVPEDIKSFEGFAKASEEELKALYDTLNLAMTFKDFLYIQQYYAGEEHRDPTVTEIRVLDTYWSDHCRHTTFSTELKNVAFTEGEYRKPIEDTYKKYLADRAVIYKDRKDKYVCLMDLALMAMKKLRSEGKLEDQEESDEINACSIVVPVEIDGKTEEWLVNFKNETHNHPTEIEPFGGAATCLGGAIRDPLSGRTYVYQAMRITGADDPTKPLNETLKGKLPQRKIVTSAAAGYSSYGNQIGLATGYVKELYHPGYVAKRMEIGAVMGAAPRKYVKRLTSDPGDIIILLGGRTGRDGIGGATGSSKVHTTASIEVCGAEVQKGNAPTERKIQRMFRRPEVSSIIKKCNDFGAGGVSVAIGELAAGLQIDLDKVPKKYAGLDGTEIAISESQERMAVVVDPADVEKFLGYAAEENLEAVTVAVVTEDPRLVMNWRGKTIVDISRAFLDTNGAHQEADVILEVPGHEGNLFDKKEVGNVKEKWLNMLSDLNVCSQKGLVERFDGSIGAGSVFMPFGGKYQLTETQSMVAKLPVLEGHTDTVTMMSYGFDPYLSSWSPYHGAVYAVISSVAKIVAAGGDYRKIRFTFQEYFRRMSSDPTRWSQPFAALLGAYNAQMGFGLPSIGGKDSMSGTFDDEHGEINVPPTLVSFAVDVNSCKNIITPEFKKAGSKIVEFKINRDNYDLPDYAQIMDGYGKLFEDIKAGKILSAYAVEGRGAAEAVSKMAFGNKMGVKIEHNVDPRDFFGAGWGNIVCEVAEGKVGELSIPYTVLGEVTDKGVFEYGNTVITMDEALAGWIKTLEDVFPTVTGKEKTGEAARVEEKLYDTDTIYICDHKLAQPEVFIPVFPGTNCEYDSTKAFERAGAKVVTKVFKNLSAQDIRESVEEYKKEIAKAQIIMFPGGFSAGDEPDGSAKFFATVFRNAVIKEEVEKLLNERDGLMLGICNGFQALIKLGLVPEGKITEQKPDSPTLAMNTIGRHISKMVYTKVMTNKSPWLAEAKLGGVYCNPASHGEGRFVADEAWLHRLIANGQVATQYVDDKGNVTMDEYWNPNGSYMAIEGITSPDGRILGKMAHSERRGEAVAMNIYGEQDMKIFESGVKYFK, translated from the coding sequence ATGAGCGTAAGACGAATTTTTGTAGAGAAAAAGCCTGATTATGCGGTAAAAGCAGGAGAGTTAAGAGAAGAATTAGTAAGTTATCTTGGTATTACCGGAGTGAAGAGTGTACGGGTACTGATCCGTTATGATATTGAAAATCTTTCAGAAGATACCTATACGAAGGCACTGGGAACCATTTTCTCAGAGCCGCCTGTAGATGAAGTCTATGAGGAAGAATTTCCAAAGAATCCGGGAGATCTGGTGTTCTCTGTTGAGTATCTTCCGGGACAGTTTGACCAGAGAGCTGATTCTGCCATGCAGTGTGTAAAGCTTTTAAAAGAAGATGAGGAGCCGGTGATCCGCACAGCAACCACCTATGTGATCACAGCACCGCTGACTCTGGCACAGGAGGACGCTATCCGTCATTTCTGTATCAACCCGGTAGACAGCCGTCAGGCAGAAGAAGACAAGCCAAAGACTCTGGTGACTGAATTTGATGTTCCGGAAGATATTAAGAGCTTTGAAGGCTTTGCAAAGGCTTCAGAAGAAGAATTAAAGGCATTATATGACACCTTAAATCTTGCAATGACATTCAAAGACTTCCTATATATACAGCAGTATTATGCAGGAGAAGAACACAGAGATCCAACTGTAACAGAGATCCGCGTGCTGGATACTTACTGGTCTGACCACTGCCGTCACACCACCTTCTCTACAGAGCTTAAAAATGTGGCTTTCACAGAAGGCGAATACAGAAAGCCCATTGAAGATACTTATAAAAAATATCTGGCTGACCGTGCAGTGATCTATAAGGACCGCAAGGATAAATATGTATGCCTTATGGATCTGGCTCTTATGGCAATGAAAAAGCTGCGCAGCGAAGGCAAACTGGAAGATCAGGAAGAGTCTGATGAGATCAATGCCTGCAGCATCGTAGTTCCTGTAGAAATCGACGGAAAAACAGAAGAGTGGCTGGTAAACTTTAAAAATGAGACCCACAACCATCCAACTGAGATCGAGCCTTTCGGTGGTGCAGCTACCTGTCTTGGCGGTGCGATCCGCGACCCGTTATCCGGTCGTACTTATGTATACCAGGCAATGCGTATTACCGGTGCAGATGATCCTACAAAGCCATTAAATGAGACATTAAAGGGTAAATTGCCTCAGAGAAAGATCGTTACCAGCGCAGCTGCCGGATATTCTTCTTATGGAAACCAGATCGGTCTGGCAACCGGTTATGTAAAAGAATTATATCATCCAGGTTATGTGGCTAAGAGAATGGAGATCGGTGCTGTTATGGGCGCTGCTCCAAGAAAATACGTAAAGCGCTTAACCTCTGATCCGGGAGATATCATTATCCTTTTAGGCGGACGTACCGGTCGTGATGGTATCGGCGGTGCTACCGGCTCTTCCAAGGTACACACCACGGCTTCTATTGAGGTGTGTGGTGCAGAGGTACAGAAGGGAAATGCACCTACTGAGCGTAAGATCCAGAGAATGTTCCGCCGCCCGGAAGTAAGCTCTATTATTAAAAAATGTAATGACTTTGGTGCAGGCGGTGTATCTGTTGCCATTGGCGAACTGGCTGCAGGTCTTCAGATCGACCTTGACAAGGTGCCTAAAAAATATGCAGGACTTGACGGCACTGAGATCGCGATTTCCGAGTCACAGGAACGTATGGCAGTGGTTGTTGATCCGGCAGATGTAGAGAAATTCTTAGGCTATGCAGCTGAAGAGAATCTGGAAGCAGTTACCGTTGCAGTTGTGACCGAAGATCCAAGACTGGTGATGAACTGGAGAGGAAAGACCATTGTAGATATCAGCCGTGCTTTCCTTGATACAAACGGCGCTCATCAGGAAGCAGATGTTATCTTAGAGGTTCCGGGGCATGAGGGAAATCTCTTTGATAAGAAAGAGGTAGGAAATGTAAAAGAAAAATGGCTGAACATGCTGTCTGACTTAAATGTATGCTCACAGAAGGGGCTGGTAGAGCGTTTTGACGGTTCTATCGGTGCAGGCTCTGTATTTATGCCATTTGGCGGTAAATATCAGCTGACAGAAACACAGTCCATGGTAGCAAAGCTTCCTGTATTGGAAGGACATACCGATACTGTTACCATGATGAGCTATGGCTTTGATCCATATCTTTCCAGCTGGAGCCCATACCATGGTGCTGTTTACGCAGTTATCTCTTCTGTGGCAAAGATCGTGGCAGCAGGTGGTGATTATAGAAAGATCCGTTTTACCTTCCAGGAATACTTCCGCAGAATGAGCAGTGATCCAACCAGATGGAGCCAGCCGTTTGCAGCACTCCTTGGTGCTTACAATGCACAGATGGGCTTTGGACTTCCTTCTATCGGCGGTAAGGACAGTATGTCCGGTACCTTTGATGATGAACACGGTGAGATCAATGTACCTCCTACACTGGTTTCATTTGCAGTAGATGTAAACAGCTGCAAGAACATCATCACTCCTGAATTTAAGAAAGCAGGAAGTAAGATCGTAGAATTCAAGATCAACCGTGATAACTATGATCTGCCGGATTATGCCCAGATCATGGATGGCTACGGCAAGCTGTTTGAAGATATCAAAGCAGGAAAGATCCTTTCTGCTTATGCAGTAGAAGGCAGAGGTGCTGCTGAGGCTGTGAGCAAGATGGCATTCGGCAACAAGATGGGTGTTAAGATCGAGCATAATGTAGATCCAAGAGATTTCTTTGGCGCAGGCTGGGGCAATATCGTATGCGAAGTAGCAGAAGGAAAAGTGGGAGAACTTTCTATTCCATATACTGTACTTGGCGAAGTAACAGACAAGGGCGTATTTGAATACGGAAATACCGTTATTACAATGGATGAAGCCTTGGCAGGCTGGATAAAGACCTTAGAGGATGTATTCCCAACTGTTACAGGCAAAGAAAAGACAGGAGAAGCTGCAAGGGTAGAAGAGAAGCTTTACGATACAGATACTATTTACATCTGCGATCACAAGCTGGCACAGCCGGAAGTATTTATCCCTGTATTCCCAGGTACCAACTGCGAATATGACAGTACAAAGGCCTTTGAGCGTGCAGGCGCAAAGGTAGTAACAAAGGTATTTAAGAATTTAAGCGCCCAGGACATCCGTGAGTCTGTAGAAGAATATAAGAAAGAGATCGCAAAGGCACAGATCATCATGTTCCCAGGCGGTTTCTCTGCCGGTGATGAGCCGGACGGTTCTGCTAAATTCTTTGCAACAGTATTCCGCAATGCAGTGATCAAAGAAGAGGTAGAAAAGCTGTTAAATGAACGTGACGGACTTATGCTTGGTATATGCAACGGCTTCCAGGCCCTGATCAAGTTAGGCCTTGTTCCGGAAGGTAAGATCACTGAGCAGAAGCCGGATTCTCCTACATTGGCTATGAACACCATTGGACGTCATATTTCCAAGATGGTCTATACCAAGGTCATGACTAACAAATCCCCATGGCTGGCAGAGGCAAAACTGGGCGGTGTGTACTGTAACCCAGCTTCCCACGGCGAAGGACGTTTCGTAGCAGATGAAGCATGGCTCCACAGACTTATTGCAAATGGTCAGGTAGCTACCCAGTATGTAGACGACAAGGGCAATGTGACCATGGACGAATACTGGAATCCAAATGGCTCTTATATGGCCATCGAAGGCATCACAAGCCCGGATGGACGTATCCTTGGCAAGATGGCTCATTCCGAAAGAAGAGGAGAGGCTGTTGCCATGAATATTTATGGTGAGCAGGATATGAAGATCTTTGAATCTGGTGTGAAGTACTTTAAATAA
- a CDS encoding 6-phosphofructokinase, translating into MNGIRGNVIVGQSGGPTAVINSSLAGVFKTAKDRGANKVYGMLHGIQGLLQERYVDLDDHIKNDLDIELLKRTPSAYLGSCRFKLPDISKDREIYDKIFDILNKMEIKYFFYIGGNDSMDTIKKLSDYSLLNGSDIRFMGVPKTIDNDLAATDHTPGYGSAAKYIGSITKEVIRDGLVYDQQNVTILEIMGRNAGWLTGAAALAKCEDCEGPDMIFLPEVTFDVDEFMKKVAELHKKKKSVVVAVSEGVKTADGRYVCELTDGIDFVDAFGHKQLTGTARFLAEKINREVGCKTRAIEFNSLQRCASHIVSRVDITEAYQVGGAAVKEAFEGETGKMIILKRVSDDPYICVTDIYDVHKIANVEKKVPRNWINEAGDYVTEEFVNYIRPLIQAELTPIMTDGLPRHLYYTDIEKK; encoded by the coding sequence ATGAATGGTATAAGAGGAAATGTGATCGTAGGACAGTCCGGCGGCCCTACAGCAGTGATCAATTCAAGTCTTGCGGGTGTATTTAAAACAGCAAAGGACAGAGGTGCAAATAAGGTATATGGCATGCTTCACGGTATCCAGGGGCTTTTGCAGGAGCGATATGTGGACTTAGATGACCATATTAAAAACGACCTGGACATTGAGCTTTTAAAGAGAACACCTTCTGCTTACTTAGGTTCCTGCCGTTTTAAGCTGCCGGATATTTCAAAGGACAGAGAGATCTACGACAAGATATTTGATATTTTAAATAAAATGGAGATCAAGTATTTCTTCTATATTGGAGGAAATGACTCTATGGATACCATTAAAAAACTTTCCGATTATTCCCTGTTAAACGGAAGCGATATCCGTTTCATGGGTGTACCAAAGACCATTGATAATGACCTGGCAGCTACAGACCATACACCTGGTTATGGAAGTGCCGCAAAATATATTGGCTCTATTACAAAAGAAGTGATCCGGGATGGTCTGGTATATGACCAGCAGAATGTGACCATCTTAGAGATCATGGGACGAAATGCAGGCTGGCTCACCGGTGCAGCAGCTTTGGCAAAATGCGAAGACTGTGAAGGACCTGATATGATCTTCTTGCCAGAGGTTACTTTCGATGTAGATGAGTTTATGAAGAAGGTAGCAGAGCTGCATAAGAAGAAAAAATCTGTAGTAGTGGCAGTATCAGAGGGGGTAAAAACAGCTGATGGCAGATATGTATGCGAACTGACTGATGGTATTGATTTTGTAGATGCATTTGGTCATAAGCAGTTGACAGGAACTGCCCGTTTCCTGGCTGAAAAGATAAATCGTGAAGTTGGCTGCAAGACCAGAGCGATCGAATTTAACTCTCTTCAAAGATGTGCTTCCCATATTGTATCCAGAGTGGATATTACAGAGGCTTATCAGGTAGGTGGAGCTGCTGTAAAGGAAGCATTTGAAGGTGAAACAGGCAAGATGATCATCTTAAAGAGAGTTTCTGATGATCCATATATCTGCGTTACTGATATTTACGATGTACACAAGATCGCAAATGTAGAGAAGAAAGTTCCAAGAAACTGGATCAATGAAGCAGGAGATTATGTAACAGAAGAATTTGTAAATTATATCCGTCCGCTGATCCAGGCAGAATTAACCCCGATCATGACAGATGGACTTCCAAGACATTTGTATTACACAGATATAGAGAAGAAGTAA
- a CDS encoding DUF1846 domain-containing protein, protein MKIGFDNDKYLSMQSEHIKERIGQFGDKLYLEFGGKLFDDYHASRVLPGFAPDSKLRMLLQLADQAEVVIVISAADIEKSKVRHDLGITYDVDVLRLIQEFQGKGLYVGSVVITQYSGQSGADQFKMKLEHMGIRVYRHYCIEGYPSNIPLIVSDEGYGKNDYIETSRPLVVITAPGPGSGKMATCLSQLYHENKRGIKAGYAKFETFPIWNLPLKHPVNLAYEAATADLNDVNMIDPFHLEAYGKTTVNYNRDVDIFPVLNAIFEGIYGSSPYKSPTDMGVNMAGFCICDDEVCCEASKQEIIRRYYQALNRLAKEDDNSDEVYKLKLLMNQAKITPEMRKVVGPCLKRAEELSCPAAAMELEDGRIVTGKTSDLLGASAAVLLNAIKVLGDIPDDAHLIAPSAIEPIQVLKTGYLGSKNPRLHTDEVLIALSMSAATDETAKKALAQLPKLRGCQVHTSVMLSNVDIKIFKKLGVQLTSEPVYEHKKLYY, encoded by the coding sequence ATGAAAATCGGATTCGACAATGACAAATACCTTTCCATGCAGTCAGAGCATATTAAAGAGCGGATCGGACAATTCGGTGACAAACTGTATCTGGAGTTCGGCGGCAAACTTTTTGACGATTACCATGCCTCCAGAGTCCTTCCCGGATTTGCACCAGATAGTAAGCTGCGTATGCTGCTTCAGTTAGCTGACCAGGCCGAAGTAGTCATCGTTATCAGCGCTGCTGATATTGAAAAAAGCAAGGTGCGCCACGACCTTGGCATCACCTACGACGTAGATGTACTCCGCCTGATCCAGGAATTTCAGGGAAAAGGCCTTTATGTAGGAAGTGTAGTTATTACCCAGTACAGCGGTCAAAGCGGCGCTGACCAGTTTAAGATGAAGCTGGAGCACATGGGCATCCGTGTATACCGCCACTACTGTATTGAAGGATATCCAAGTAATATCCCGCTGATCGTAAGCGATGAAGGTTACGGCAAAAATGACTATATTGAAACCTCCAGACCATTAGTTGTCATTACAGCTCCCGGACCGGGAAGCGGCAAAATGGCTACCTGCTTATCCCAGCTTTACCATGAAAACAAACGTGGAATCAAAGCCGGATATGCAAAATTTGAGACCTTCCCTATCTGGAACCTTCCTTTAAAGCATCCGGTAAACCTGGCTTACGAGGCTGCTACTGCTGACTTAAATGACGTAAATATGATCGACCCGTTCCACCTGGAAGCTTATGGAAAGACTACTGTCAACTACAACCGTGATGTGGATATTTTTCCTGTATTAAATGCTATTTTTGAAGGCATCTATGGATCCAGCCCTTACAAGTCTCCTACTGACATGGGCGTAAATATGGCCGGTTTCTGTATCTGTGATGATGAGGTATGCTGCGAGGCTTCCAAGCAGGAGATCATCCGCCGCTACTATCAGGCATTAAACCGCCTTGCAAAAGAAGATGACAACTCTGATGAAGTTTACAAGTTAAAGCTGTTAATGAACCAGGCAAAGATCACTCCTGAAATGAGAAAAGTGGTTGGACCATGTTTAAAGCGTGCAGAAGAGCTCTCCTGTCCTGCAGCTGCCATGGAATTAGAAGATGGAAGGATCGTCACCGGAAAAACCAGCGACCTGTTAGGCGCTTCTGCTGCTGTTCTTTTAAATGCCATCAAGGTCTTAGGAGATATTCCTGATGATGCACACCTGATCGCACCTTCTGCTATCGAACCGATCCAGGTATTAAAAACCGGTTATCTTGGCAGCAAGAACCCTCGTCTTCATACAGATGAAGTCCTAATCGCCCTGTCCATGAGTGCTGCTACAGACGAGACTGCAAAGAAAGCTCTTGCCCAGCTTCCAAAACTGCGTGGCTGCCAGGTACATACTTCCGTTATGCTTTCTAATGTAGATATCAAGATTTTTAAGAAACTGGGTGTTCAGCTGACAAGCGAGCCGGTTTATGAGCACAAAAAACTTTATTATTAA
- a CDS encoding HD domain-containing protein — translation MTTKLTREQGLELLKKYNKEPFHILHGLTVEGTMRWFANELGYKEDADFWAMAGLLHDIDFEMYPEQHCIKAEELLREAGAEEELIHAICSHGYGIACDVKPEHEMEKVLFAADELTGLVGAAARMRPSRSVMDMEVSSLKKKFKDKKFAAGCSRDVIREGAENLGWTLEELMEKTILAMRSCEESINKEMEG, via the coding sequence ATGACTACAAAACTTACAAGAGAACAGGGACTGGAATTACTGAAAAAATACAATAAAGAGCCATTTCATATCTTACATGGACTGACTGTAGAAGGTACTATGAGATGGTTTGCAAATGAACTGGGATATAAAGAAGACGCAGATTTCTGGGCAATGGCAGGACTTCTTCACGATATTGACTTTGAAATGTATCCGGAACAGCACTGTATCAAGGCAGAGGAGCTGTTAAGAGAAGCAGGGGCAGAAGAAGAGCTGATCCACGCTATCTGCAGCCATGGATATGGTATTGCCTGTGATGTAAAGCCGGAACATGAGATGGAAAAGGTGCTGTTTGCAGCAGATGAACTTACAGGTCTTGTAGGAGCAGCAGCCAGAATGCGTCCTTCCCGCAGTGTAATGGATATGGAGGTTTCCAGCCTTAAAAAGAAATTTAAAGATAAAAAGTTTGCTGCCGGATGTTCCAGGGATGTGATCCGTGAAGGTGCAGAAAACCTTGGCTGGACGCTGGAAGAATTAATGGAAAAGACCATTCTTGCCATGCGTTCCTGTGAAGAGTCTATAAATAAGGAAATGGAAGGCTGA
- a CDS encoding SDR family oxidoreductase → MKVPFNVDLTGKTAIVTGGSGVLCSAMAYGLAVNGAKVAIIGRNKEKLAKMSETLTENAKNEYGKDVTVKGYSCNVLDKEELVKTYEQIKAELGSCGILINGAGGNQPGAIASVKMLKKEKQEDDYSFWDLKEENIRNVMDLNYMGTLLPIQVFTRDMVEKRKGSIINIASVSSILPLSKVMAYSNAKSAVQSLTQWLAIHFGQSGIRCNAIVPGFYAAEQNHDLLFNKDGSYTDRAGDIIAGTPMGRFGNPEELIGAALFLASDDAAGFVNGIVLPVDGGYSAFSGV, encoded by the coding sequence ATGAAAGTACCTTTTAATGTGGATCTTACAGGAAAAACTGCCATTGTAACAGGAGGAAGCGGCGTGCTTTGTTCTGCTATGGCTTACGGCCTGGCTGTAAATGGAGCGAAAGTTGCCATTATCGGGCGCAATAAGGAAAAACTGGCGAAAATGTCTGAAACACTGACAGAAAATGCCAAAAACGAATATGGCAAAGACGTAACAGTAAAAGGCTACAGCTGCAATGTACTGGACAAGGAAGAACTGGTAAAGACCTATGAACAGATCAAGGCAGAGCTGGGAAGCTGTGGTATCCTGATCAACGGTGCAGGCGGCAACCAGCCGGGAGCCATTGCTTCTGTAAAGATGTTAAAGAAGGAAAAACAGGAGGACGATTATTCTTTCTGGGATCTGAAGGAAGAAAATATCAGAAATGTGATGGATCTGAATTACATGGGAACTTTACTGCCTATCCAGGTATTTACCAGAGACATGGTTGAAAAGAGAAAGGGAAGCATTATCAATATCGCTTCTGTTTCTTCCATCCTTCCTCTTTCCAAGGTCATGGCTTATTCCAATGCAAAAAGCGCTGTCCAGAGCCTGACTCAGTGGCTGGCCATCCATTTTGGACAGAGCGGCATCCGCTGCAATGCCATTGTACCAGGATTTTATGCAGCAGAGCAGAACCATGATCTGTTATTTAACAAAGACGGTTCCTACACAGACAGAGCCGGAGATATCATTGCCGGAACTCCTATGGGACGTTTTGGAAATCCGGAGGAGCTGATCGGTGCAGCCCTGTTTTTGGCAAGTGATGATGCAGCCGGCTTTGTAAATGGCATCGTACTGCCTGTAGATGGCGGTTACAGCGCTTTCAGCGGGGTATAA
- a CDS encoding GGDEF domain-containing protein, protein MNNKNSTFDIGVMMFDLNGLKHVNNTFGHEKGDEFIQSFAYCLTRILDDNCFLARYGGEEFIIIKEHTDPDDMKQMNERLKCLVQDYNNRSSLPLSYAAGYEVSYRNHYFMINDLIQAADKNMYQDKFYKKMCISKSKLPASSQPASVIP, encoded by the coding sequence CTGAACAATAAAAACAGTACATTTGATATTGGCGTAATGATGTTTGATCTAAACGGATTAAAGCATGTAAATAACACCTTTGGCCATGAAAAGGGCGATGAATTTATCCAGTCTTTTGCTTATTGTCTGACCCGCATTTTAGATGACAACTGTTTTTTAGCCCGTTACGGAGGTGAGGAATTTATCATCATCAAGGAACATACTGATCCAGATGACATGAAGCAGATGAACGAACGGTTGAAATGTCTGGTACAAGACTACAATAACCGGTCCTCCCTTCCATTAAGCTATGCAGCAGGTTATGAGGTCAGCTACCGGAATCATTATTTTATGATAAATGATCTGATACAGGCAGCTGATAAAAACATGTACCAGGACAAATTCTACAAGAAAATGTGTATCTCAAAAAGTAAACTCCCTGCTTCTTCCCAGCCGGCTTCTGTGATTCCTTAA
- a CDS encoding EAL domain-containing protein: MFIQKVWELINTYHISPSLLTFEITESAYINNREAVNQVIRSFKQHQIQISMDDFGSGYSSLNILKDLLFDEVKIDRKFLGDSLIESTQIVLQEIFHMLKRMNKLIVCEGVETKEIADFLKEEGCSEIQGFLYYRPMCCDDFEKLIQQSFSV; encoded by the coding sequence GTGTTTATCCAGAAAGTATGGGAACTGATCAATACCTATCATATATCCCCTTCTCTTCTTACCTTTGAAATCACAGAATCTGCCTACATAAATAACCGTGAAGCTGTTAATCAAGTCATTCGCAGTTTTAAACAGCATCAGATACAGATTTCTATGGACGATTTTGGTTCTGGCTATTCTTCTTTAAACATATTAAAAGATCTGCTTTTTGATGAAGTAAAAATCGACAGGAAATTCTTAGGCGACTCCCTGATAGAAAGTACCCAGATCGTGTTGCAGGAGATCTTTCATATGTTAAAAAGGATGAATAAACTGATCGTATGCGAAGGTGTGGAAACAAAAGAAATTGCAGATTTTCTGAAAGAAGAAGGCTGCTCCGAGATACAGGGATTTCTGTACTACCGGCCTATGTGCTGTGATGATTTTGAAAAACTGATACAACAAAGTTTTTCAGTGTAA
- a CDS encoding aspartate kinase yields MKKVVKFGGSSLANAKQFKKVADIIKADKSRRYVVPSAPGKRNDKDEKVTDMLYACYDAVAEGRSYKKILDKIKERYNEIIDGLDLNLNLDHEFDKIEENFLAKAGRDYAASRGEYLNGIVMANYLGYEFIDAAEVIFFDDNGNFEADITDKELSERLEHVERAVIPGFYGSRHDGTVKTFSRGGSDVTGSIVAKAIHADMYENWTDVSGFLVADPRIIKDPEVIETITYKELRELAYMGASVLHEDAIFPVRKEGIPINIRNTNRPEDKGTLIVETTCRKPRHTITGIAGKKGFCSINIEKAMMNSEVGFGRRVLSVFEKYGINFEHMPSGIDTMTIFVHQSEFEAYEQSVVAGIHRAVEPDTVELESDLALIAVVGRGMRSNRGTAGRIFSALAHARVNVKMIDQGSSEWNIIIGVKNADFETAIKAIYDIFITVDL; encoded by the coding sequence ATGAAGAAAGTGGTTAAGTTCGGAGGAAGTTCACTTGCAAATGCAAAGCAGTTTAAAAAAGTGGCTGACATCATTAAAGCGGATAAGTCCAGAAGATATGTAGTTCCGTCTGCACCAGGCAAGCGCAATGACAAAGACGAAAAAGTAACCGATATGCTTTATGCATGCTATGATGCAGTAGCAGAGGGACGTTCCTACAAGAAGATCCTTGATAAGATCAAAGAAAGATACAATGAGATCATTGACGGACTGGATCTGAACCTGAACCTGGATCATGAATTTGATAAAATTGAAGAAAACTTCCTGGCAAAGGCAGGAAGAGATTACGCAGCTTCCAGAGGCGAATACTTAAACGGTATTGTTATGGCAAATTATCTGGGATATGAATTTATTGATGCTGCAGAGGTTATTTTCTTTGATGATAATGGAAACTTTGAGGCAGATATTACTGATAAAGAGCTTTCTGAGCGTTTAGAGCATGTAGAGAGAGCTGTTATCCCCGGCTTTTACGGTTCCCGCCATGACGGCACTGTAAAGACCTTTTCCAGAGGTGGTTCTGATGTGACCGGCTCTATCGTTGCAAAAGCGATCCATGCAGATATGTATGAGAACTGGACAGATGTTTCCGGATTTTTAGTAGCTGACCCAAGGATCATCAAGGATCCTGAGGTTATTGAAACCATCACTTATAAAGAACTTCGTGAACTGGCTTACATGGGCGCAAGTGTTCTTCACGAAGATGCTATTTTCCCGGTACGCAAGGAAGGTATCCCCATCAATATCCGCAATACCAACCGCCCGGAGGATAAGGGAACGCTGATCGTAGAGACCACCTGCCGCAAGCCGCGTCATACCATTACAGGTATTGCAGGTAAGAAGGGATTCTGCTCCATCAACATTGAAAAGGCAATGATGAATTCTGAGGTTGGTTTTGGGAGAAGAGTTTTAAGCGTATTTGAAAAATACGGTATTAATTTTGAACATATGCCATCTGGCATTGATACTATGACTATTTTTGTCCATCAGTCTGAGTTTGAGGCTTATGAGCAGTCTGTAGTAGCAGGTATCCACAGAGCTGTAGAGCCGGATACCGTAGAACTGGAATCTGATCTGGCGCTGATCGCAGTAGTGGGAAGAGGAATGCGTTCCAACAGAGGCACTGCAGGCCGCATCTTCTCTGCACTGGCACATGCAAGAGTTAATGTAAAAATGATTGATCAGGGATCTAGTGAATGGAATATCATCATTGGTGTTAAGAACGCTGATTTTGAAACTGCTATTAAGGCAATCTATGATATTTTCATTACTGTAGATTTATAA